The Bacillus sp. F19 DNA segment TAGACGTCTTTCCTCAAGCAGGAAGATGTTTTTTTATTATTCTTTTTTTCTGTCCTGCTAGATTCACTCTCAAAACTTTTCTATAATAGCAGAAAAGTACAAGCAGCCGGGGTGAAACAGATGTTAGAGGGGAAACTGATTAAATTTTACCGCGAAAAAGAAGGATTCACACAAGGTGAACTCGTACAGGGCATTTGTTCTGTCACCCATTTAAGTAAAATTGAACGGGGCATTACGGAGTATTCGGGAGAGATCACTTTTTTACTATCAAAAGATTAAAAATTGATTTGGAAACAGAAGTGCCGCTATAACAAACTCGATGAAAAACTGACGGAATGGCACGAAGTGATGATCATGCAGATAACACAGGAAGTGGAAATTCTTAAAAATGAAATCGAACAGGAAACGCTAAAGGACTTGCCGGATTATTTAATTCTATACCGCTTATTGCTTTCTAAATATTATCTTTTTACGAATCAGCTGGAAAAAGCGAAACAGCTCATATTCACGCTTGGAAATCCGTTAT contains these protein-coding regions:
- a CDS encoding helix-turn-helix transcriptional regulator — encoded protein: MLEGKLIKFYREKEGFTQGELVQGICSVTHLSKIERGITEYSGEITFLLSKD